One Cucumis sativus cultivar 9930 chromosome 1, Cucumber_9930_V3, whole genome shotgun sequence DNA segment encodes these proteins:
- the LOC101221610 gene encoding E3 ubiquitin-protein ligase RGLG2 codes for MGGKSSKHRSSRRNSSSRSNSQQWSHYGYPESPYTQSRSTPQYEYAPPTPSYGGTQAPETRKRLERKYSRIDDNYNSLDQVTEALARAGLESSNLIVGIDFTKSNEWTGARSFNRRSLHHIGEEQNPYEQAIAIIGQTLSSFDEDNMIPCFGFGDASTHDQEVFSFYSDERFCNGFEEVLGRYKELVPHLRLAGPTSFAPIIEMAITIVEQSGGQYHVLVIIADGQVTRSVDTERGQFSPQEKKTIEAIVKASKYPLSIILVGVGDGPWDMMREFDDNIPARAFDNFQFVNFTNIMLKNIDRSRKEAEFALAALMEIPSQYKATLELGLLGVSRGKAIDRIPLPPPFYGPSVRKTSNSSSSRPTPPSFSGGAPGRTAPPLSSVSDAHACPICISNAKDMAFGCGHQTCCECGQDLQLCPICRSFIDTRIKLY; via the exons ATGGGTGGAAAAAGTTCTAAGCATAGAAGCTCAAGACGGAATTCGTCTAGTCGGTCGAACTCACAGCAGTGGAGTCATTATGGTTATCCGGAGTCGCCATATACTCAATCGAGAAGCACGCCGCAGTATGAGTATGCACCTCCAACTCCTAGCTATGGTGGAACTCAAGCCCCTGAGACAAGAAAGAGGCTGGAGAGGAAGTATTCAAGGATAGATGATAACTATAACAGTCTAGATCAG GTTACTGAAGCATTAGCTCGTGCTGGCCTGGAGTCCTCGAATCTTATCGTTGGTATAGATTTCACAAAGAGCAATGAGTGGACAG GTGCAAGATCATTCAACCGTAGAAGTTTGCATCATATTGGAGAAGAGCAAAATCCCTATGAACAAGCAATAGCAATTATTGGCCAAACATTATCTTCCTTTGATGAGGATAATATGATTCCTTGCTTCGGTTTTGGAGATG CATCCACTCATGACCAAGAGGTTTTCAGCTTTTATTCCGATGAGCGATTTTGTAATGGATTTGAAGAAGTGTTGGGTAGGTACAAGGAACTAGTGCCGCATCTTCGACTCGCAG GACCTACATCTTTTGCACCTATCATTGAAATGGCTATCACAATTGTTGAGCAAAGCGGCGGCCAGTACCATGTATTGGTAATAATAGCCGATGGTCAG GTTACAAGAAGTGTTGATACTGAGCGTGGACAGTTTAGCCCacaggaaaagaaaaccattgAAGCAATAGTGAAAGCTAG CAAATATCCCCTGTCGATTATACTAGTTGGAGTAGGAGATGGGCCTTGGGACATGATGAGGGAATTTGACGACAATATCCCAGCTCGAGCCTTCGATAACTTCCAA TTTGTGAATTTCACAAACATAATGTTAAAGAATATAGATCGATCCAGAAAGGAAGCAGAATTTGCTCTTGCAGCACTTATGGAAATACCCTCCCAGTACAAAGCAACACTGGAGCTTGGTCTTTTGGG TGTCAGTAGAGGGAAGGCAATCGACCGGATTCCTCTTCCCCCTCCTTTTTATGGACCCAGCGTCCGAAAAACCTCAAACTCAAGCAGTTCTCGCCCAACGCCACCCTCATTTAGTGGAGGTGCTCCTGGCCGAACTGCACCTCCTCTAAGTTCAGTTTCCGATGCCCAT GCTTGTCCAATTTGCATCTCCAATGCTAAGGATATGGCTTTTGGCTGTGGACATCAG ACATGTTGTGAATGTGGACAAGATCTTCAGCTGTGTCCCATATGCCGCAGCTTTATCGACACAAGGATAAAgctatattag